In the Eptesicus fuscus isolate TK198812 chromosome 12, DD_ASM_mEF_20220401, whole genome shotgun sequence genome, one interval contains:
- the LOC103285836 gene encoding LOW QUALITY PROTEIN: progonadoliberin-2 (The sequence of the model RefSeq protein was modified relative to this genomic sequence to represent the inferred CDS: substituted 1 base at 1 genomic stop codon): protein MASSKLGLLLLLLLATQPGPSKTQHWSHDWXSGGKPPAHPCTASMPQGPQGQSVPWEGRTTGQGTLHRKQYLMQTLLKLNNL, encoded by the exons ATGGCCAGCTCCAAGCTAGGcctcttgctgctgctgctgctggccaccCAACCTGGACCCTCAAAGACTCAGCACTGGTCCCATGACTGGTAGAGTGGAGGAAAGCCTCCAGCTCACCCCTGCACCGCCAGCATGCCCCAAGGCCCCCAG gggCAAAGTGTGCCCTGGGAGGGCAGGACCACAGGCCAGGGGACCCTCCATAGGAAGCAGTACCTGATGCAGACACTGCTG AAACTCAACAATTTATAA